Proteins from a genomic interval of Vreelandella profundi:
- the infC gene encoding translation initiation factor IF-3 encodes MNERIVEEEVRLIGSDGEQLGVVPTTEALERAESESLDLVQISNADPIVCKIMDYGKFVFESKKQKAAQKKKQKQIQVKEVKFRPGTDEGDYQVKLKNLTRFLEGGDKGKVTLRFRGREMAHQDIGRKLMERIAADLEEIGLVESFPKMEGRQMIMIIAPKKK; translated from the coding sequence ATGAACGAGCGAATTGTCGAAGAAGAAGTACGTCTTATCGGTAGCGACGGTGAGCAGTTAGGCGTAGTGCCTACCACCGAAGCGTTAGAGCGTGCTGAATCTGAAAGCTTAGATCTCGTGCAAATTTCAAATGCCGATCCCATTGTCTGTAAGATAATGGATTACGGTAAGTTTGTTTTTGAGAGCAAGAAGCAGAAAGCGGCTCAAAAGAAGAAGCAAAAGCAAATCCAGGTTAAGGAAGTTAAATTCCGTCCTGGCACCGATGAGGGCGATTATCAGGTTAAGCTGAAAAACCTGACGCGCTTTCTTGAAGGTGGTGATAAGGGCAAAGTCACATTGCGCTTCCGTGGTCGTGAAATGGCGCACCAAGATATCGGCCGTAAGCTGATGGAAAGGATTGCGGCTGATCTGGAAGAGATCGGCTTGGTAGAGTCTTTCCCGAAAATGGAAGGCCGCCAGATGATTATGATTATTGCCCCGAAAAAGAAGTGA
- the rplT gene encoding 50S ribosomal protein L20 → MTRVKRGVVARRRHKKVLKLAKGYYGARSRVFRVAKQAVIKAGQYAYRDRRNRKRQFRALWIQRINAGARINGMSYSRFVGGLKKAGIEIDRKVLADLAVHEKAAFAAIVEKAKAAQ, encoded by the coding sequence ATGACTCGAGTTAAACGTGGCGTAGTAGCGCGTCGTCGCCATAAAAAAGTACTGAAACTTGCTAAAGGTTATTACGGTGCGCGTTCGCGTGTATTCCGCGTTGCCAAGCAAGCCGTTATCAAAGCTGGTCAGTATGCTTACCGTGATCGTCGTAACCGTAAGCGCCAGTTCCGTGCACTGTGGATCCAGCGTATTAACGCCGGTGCTCGCATCAACGGTATGTCTTATAGCCGCTTTGTTGGTGGCCTTAAGAAAGCTGGGATCGAAATCGACCGTAAAGTATTGGCCGATTTGGCAGTACACGAGAAGGCTGCATTTGCTGCCATCGTGGAAAAAGCCAAGGCTGCCCAATAA
- the pheS gene encoding phenylalanine--tRNA ligase subunit alpha, with product MDHLPTLVSEARDAIQAAQSVAALDELRVSYLGKKGEVTALLKGLGKLSAEERPAAGERINQAKQTLASEIDAKRQQLDSAALNARLAAESIDVTLPGRNQSQGGLHPVTHTLERIEGLFTRIGYDVAIGPEIEDDYHNFEALNIPAHHPARGMADTFYFDATRLLRTHTSPVQVRTMKDREPPIRIVCPGRVYRSDSDLTHTPMFHQVEGLLVDEGVSFADLKGTIEDFLQAFFERDDLSVRFRPSYFPFTEPSAEVDIQCVMCSGSGCRVCSHSGWLEVMGCGMVHPEVFRHAGIDAERYTGFAFGMGAERLAMLRYGVNDLRLFFENDLRFLRQFA from the coding sequence ATGGATCACCTTCCTACTCTGGTATCTGAGGCTCGCGACGCCATTCAGGCCGCGCAGAGTGTCGCCGCACTAGACGAGTTACGAGTAAGCTACTTAGGTAAGAAAGGTGAGGTGACTGCCTTGCTGAAAGGGCTGGGAAAGCTGTCAGCAGAAGAGCGACCTGCTGCGGGTGAGCGTATTAACCAGGCTAAGCAAACGCTGGCCAGCGAAATTGATGCTAAGCGCCAGCAGCTTGATAGCGCTGCGTTAAATGCGCGTTTGGCTGCAGAGAGCATCGATGTCACGTTGCCAGGGCGCAATCAGTCCCAGGGCGGTTTGCATCCGGTTACCCACACGCTTGAGCGTATCGAAGGGCTGTTTACACGCATCGGCTACGATGTGGCGATTGGGCCTGAAATTGAAGATGATTATCACAATTTCGAAGCGCTAAATATTCCGGCGCACCATCCTGCTCGTGGTATGGCCGACACCTTTTATTTTGATGCTACGCGCTTACTGCGCACTCACACCTCGCCAGTGCAAGTGCGTACGATGAAAGATCGCGAGCCGCCCATTCGTATCGTTTGCCCAGGCCGTGTTTATCGCAGCGATTCAGACTTGACCCACACACCGATGTTCCACCAGGTGGAAGGCTTATTGGTCGATGAAGGGGTTAGCTTTGCGGATCTTAAAGGGACGATCGAAGACTTTCTACAAGCATTTTTTGAGCGCGATGATCTTTCTGTACGTTTCCGTCCTTCGTACTTTCCATTCACTGAGCCTTCTGCCGAAGTGGATATTCAGTGCGTGATGTGTAGTGGGTCGGGCTGTCGCGTTTGTTCTCATAGCGGCTGGTTAGAAGTGATGGGGTGCGGCATGGTGCATCCTGAGGTTTTCCGTCACGCTGGTATCGACGCTGAACGCTACACCGGCTTTGCTTTCGGAATGGGGGCAGAGCGTTTAGCGATGCTGCGCTATGGCGTTAATGACTTACGCCTGTTTTTTGAAAACGATCTGCGTTTTCTACGCCAATTCGCTTAA
- a CDS encoding DUF2489 domain-containing protein encodes MSSTGALILLVVAMAAVIGLCLYAWRLRKEVARREAYRRDEDSRALQNSLENLDYVASALVQQQVDITEGAWRCKVLLEIIDPSLAERPEFQAFSEHFNRTRHLKTHSARQQLTARERMQEDKERLAAEDDMREAVVEAAKAVLEWRAKGADALH; translated from the coding sequence ATGAGCTCAACGGGGGCGTTAATTTTATTAGTGGTGGCGATGGCTGCCGTTATCGGTCTGTGCCTGTATGCATGGCGCTTGCGTAAAGAGGTTGCTCGCAGAGAAGCGTATCGACGCGATGAAGACAGTCGTGCGCTGCAGAACAGTTTGGAAAATCTCGACTATGTGGCGAGTGCGTTAGTGCAGCAGCAGGTCGATATAACCGAGGGGGCTTGGCGTTGTAAGGTGCTGCTAGAGATCATTGATCCTAGCTTGGCTGAAAGGCCAGAATTTCAAGCATTTAGTGAGCACTTTAATCGTACGAGACATTTGAAAACTCACTCGGCTCGTCAGCAGCTGACAGCCCGTGAACGTATGCAAGAAGATAAAGAAAGATTAGCAGCAGAAGATGATATGCGAGAAGCGGTAGTGGAGGCGGCTAAAGCTGTATTAGAATGGCGGGCCAAAGGTGCAGATGCATTGCATTGA
- a CDS encoding flavodoxin — protein sequence MPKLNILVGTMYGGALDVAEQVKPLFEQAGYTVTISEQPALVDITENDADLTLFCVSTTGSGDFPGNFVPFVRHLRDQSPSLSSLRYGLIALGDSSYGDTFCGAGRALDMLLEDHGATRLGERLDIDAMETFMADDAAIPWVEEWIVAQQLKVD from the coding sequence ATGCCGAAGCTGAACATTTTAGTGGGTACAATGTATGGCGGCGCGTTAGATGTTGCAGAGCAGGTAAAGCCTCTTTTTGAGCAGGCCGGTTACACGGTGACTATTTCTGAGCAGCCAGCCTTGGTCGACATTACCGAAAATGACGCTGATTTGACGCTATTTTGTGTATCAACAACGGGCAGCGGCGATTTTCCCGGTAATTTTGTGCCTTTTGTACGTCATCTGCGCGATCAAAGCCCATCGCTCTCATCGTTGCGCTACGGTTTAATTGCCCTGGGCGATAGCTCCTATGGCGATACATTTTGTGGCGCAGGCAGGGCATTAGATATGCTGCTTGAAGATCATGGCGCTACTCGGTTAGGTGAGCGCCTAGACATCGATGCGATGGAAACGTTTATGGCCGATGATGCTGCCATTCCCTGGGTTGAAGAGTGGATTGTTGCCCAGCAGCTGAAGGTAGATTAA
- the thrS gene encoding threonine--tRNA ligase, with protein sequence MPIVTLPDGSQKTFEAPLTIMQLAESIGPGLAKACIAGKIDGVLVDAADLIEQDARVSIITARDDEGVEIIRHSCAHLIGHAVKQMYPAAKMAIGPVIDDGFYYDIEFGQSITPDDLEAIEARMQSLIEREYDVVREYVDRDQAMQAFVQRDEPYKQDIISGIPDGASIRLYHHEEYTDMCRGPHVPNTRHLKAFKLTKLAGAYWRGDASNTMLTRIYGTAWGDKKQLKAYLKRLEEAEKRDHRKLARKMDLFHIQEEAPGMVFWHPNGWTMYQALEEYMRNVQREHGYQEIKTPQVVDLSLWKKSGHWGHYSELMFTTESEKREYAVKPMNCPCHVQVFNQGLKSYRDLPLRLAEFGSCHRNEPSGSLHGLMRVRGFTQDDAHIFCTEGQIQAEAEDFIALTLQVYKTLGFDDVELKLSTRPEDFLGEAEMWDQAEQGLEAALNATGLEWDLQPGEGAFYGPKIEFALRDCLNRVWQCGTLQLDFNLPGRLGAQYVDEDGARKTPVMLHRAILGSFERFLGILIEHYAGAMPLWLAPQQAVVMIITDSQREYALELEKRLQKSGLRVKADLRNEKIGFKIREHTLQKVPYLLVVGDKEVEADSVAVRTRSGENLGTMTVDEFIERHTAERAALATSSIA encoded by the coding sequence ATGCCTATTGTGACTCTGCCTGATGGCAGTCAAAAAACGTTTGAAGCGCCGCTAACCATTATGCAGCTTGCAGAATCCATTGGCCCTGGTTTGGCTAAGGCCTGCATTGCTGGAAAGATTGATGGTGTGCTGGTCGATGCAGCTGATCTGATTGAGCAAGATGCCCGCGTATCAATTATTACTGCTCGGGATGATGAAGGCGTAGAAATTATTCGTCACTCCTGTGCCCATTTAATTGGTCATGCGGTTAAGCAGATGTATCCTGCTGCCAAAATGGCCATTGGGCCGGTCATCGATGACGGCTTTTATTATGATATTGAGTTTGGCCAATCTATCACGCCAGATGATCTAGAAGCGATCGAAGCGCGAATGCAGTCTCTGATTGAGCGCGAGTACGATGTGGTGCGCGAATACGTAGATCGCGATCAGGCTATGCAGGCATTTGTGCAGCGTGATGAGCCCTATAAGCAGGATATTATTAGCGGTATTCCTGATGGCGCCTCCATCCGCCTTTATCATCATGAAGAATATACCGACATGTGCCGCGGCCCGCACGTGCCGAATACTCGCCATTTAAAGGCCTTTAAGCTTACTAAGCTAGCGGGGGCCTATTGGCGTGGCGATGCCTCTAATACCATGCTGACCCGCATCTATGGCACGGCTTGGGGCGATAAAAAGCAGCTAAAGGCTTATCTCAAGCGTTTGGAAGAAGCTGAAAAGCGTGACCACCGCAAGCTTGCCCGTAAAATGGACTTGTTCCATATTCAGGAAGAAGCGCCGGGCATGGTGTTTTGGCACCCTAATGGCTGGACTATGTACCAGGCATTGGAAGAGTACATGCGCAATGTTCAGCGCGAGCATGGCTATCAAGAAATTAAAACGCCGCAGGTAGTCGATTTATCGCTATGGAAAAAATCAGGCCACTGGGGACACTACAGTGAGCTGATGTTTACCACGGAGTCTGAAAAGCGCGAATACGCTGTTAAGCCTATGAACTGTCCTTGCCACGTGCAGGTGTTTAATCAAGGCTTGAAGAGTTACCGTGACCTGCCGCTGCGCCTAGCTGAATTTGGCAGCTGCCATCGTAATGAGCCTTCTGGTTCGCTGCATGGCCTGATGCGCGTGCGTGGTTTTACTCAGGACGATGCGCATATCTTTTGTACTGAGGGGCAGATTCAAGCGGAAGCGGAAGATTTTATAGCGCTGACGCTGCAAGTGTACAAAACGCTTGGCTTTGACGACGTAGAGTTAAAGCTTTCAACTCGCCCAGAGGATTTCCTGGGAGAGGCTGAAATGTGGGATCAGGCAGAGCAAGGGCTTGAAGCTGCATTGAACGCAACGGGGCTTGAGTGGGATCTTCAGCCGGGTGAAGGGGCATTTTATGGCCCAAAAATTGAATTTGCATTGCGCGATTGTCTGAATCGTGTGTGGCAATGTGGTACCCTACAGCTCGACTTTAACTTGCCAGGGCGTTTAGGGGCTCAGTACGTTGATGAAGACGGCGCACGAAAAACCCCTGTGATGCTCCACCGCGCGATTTTAGGCTCCTTCGAGCGTTTCTTGGGGATTCTAATTGAGCATTATGCTGGCGCTATGCCATTATGGCTTGCCCCACAGCAAGCGGTGGTTATGATCATTACCGATTCGCAGCGCGAATATGCGCTTGAATTGGAGAAACGACTGCAAAAAAGTGGCTTACGCGTTAAAGCGGACTTGAGGAACGAGAAGATCGGCTTTAAAATCCGTGAGCATACGTTACAGAAAGTTCCCTATCTCCTTGTGGTGGGAGATAAGGAAGTCGAAGCTGACTCAGTGGCCGTGCGAACTCGCAGCGGCGAAAACCTCGGTACTATGACGGTCGATGAATTTATTGAACGCCACACCGCCGAGAGAGCAGCCCTGGCGACATCGTCAATTGCCTAA
- the pheT gene encoding phenylalanine--tRNA ligase subunit beta, translating into MKFSEQWLREWVSPQLDTQTIADQITMAGLEVDAIEAVAAAFSGVVVAKVLSKEKHPDADKLNVCTVDDGSQDPVQVVCGAANVDVGQKIAFAQVGGVLPGDFKIKKAKLRGVESRGMICSASELGLEEETSPGILVLSASAPVGADFREYLHLNDMTIEVDLTPNRGDCLSIKGLAREVGVLNRLAVNGPEITPVAADIDDSFAVSVEAPEQCPRYIGRVIKGVNVQAETPLWMVERLRRSGVRSIDSVVDITNYVMLELGQPLHAFDRDNLQGAIVVRMAKPDERLTLLDGSDVALRPETLVIADHSGPLAMAGVMGGENSGVNENTHTIFLESAFFTPLAIAGQARSYGLHTDASHRFERGVDPQLTSLAVERATQLLIDICGGQAGPVIDVQSAGNMPEQRSIVLRSARLEMALSKSLDSNDVTDILQRLGLSVSLEEGDWNVVAPSWRFDVAIEEDLIEEIARIHGYNNLPVRRPAARLALRSADEATLTTSQLRRQMVARGFQEAITYSFVAPELQAAILPDAVSPVLANPISADLSVMRASLFPGLVRAMEYNLNRQQSRVRLFETGLVFNGELDALSQVPMLGALVCGTREAEGWGGAKERVDFYDLKGDLESLLALGGESDAWRFEPSEHPALHPGQSAQLLHNGKSAGWIGTLHPQVRATLGLKMDAVLFEVRLDALSQGQIAAFEPLSRFPEVRRDLAFILSDATPVQALLDCAKQNAGDYLQNIKLFDVYSGKGVADGCKSIALGLTWQHPSRTLNDEEINQLVDSIVTQVRVKLDAELRG; encoded by the coding sequence ATGAAATTTTCAGAACAGTGGCTGCGTGAGTGGGTCTCGCCGCAGCTTGATACGCAGACAATCGCTGATCAAATCACCATGGCCGGCTTGGAAGTTGATGCTATTGAAGCCGTGGCCGCTGCCTTTAGTGGTGTGGTGGTGGCAAAGGTGTTGAGTAAAGAGAAACACCCCGATGCTGATAAGCTTAATGTGTGCACCGTTGACGACGGCTCCCAGGATCCTGTTCAGGTCGTTTGTGGTGCTGCCAATGTCGATGTAGGTCAGAAAATTGCCTTTGCACAGGTGGGCGGTGTGCTGCCGGGCGACTTTAAGATCAAAAAAGCTAAGCTGCGCGGCGTTGAGTCGCGTGGCATGATTTGCTCAGCATCCGAGCTGGGGCTTGAAGAAGAAACGTCACCCGGCATTCTGGTGCTGTCGGCATCAGCGCCTGTGGGGGCCGATTTTAGAGAGTATCTGCACCTCAATGATATGACGATTGAGGTTGATCTGACGCCCAATCGTGGTGACTGCTTAAGTATTAAGGGGCTGGCGCGCGAAGTTGGGGTGCTCAATCGTTTGGCGGTCAATGGCCCTGAAATCACGCCTGTAGCTGCCGATATTGACGATAGCTTTGCTGTCAGTGTCGAGGCGCCAGAGCAGTGCCCGCGCTATATTGGCCGCGTTATTAAAGGCGTCAATGTGCAGGCTGAAACGCCGCTCTGGATGGTCGAGCGTTTACGTCGTAGCGGCGTGAGATCCATAGACTCCGTGGTCGACATCACTAACTACGTGATGCTTGAGTTGGGGCAGCCGCTGCACGCCTTTGATCGTGACAATCTTCAAGGCGCTATCGTTGTGCGTATGGCCAAGCCTGACGAGCGTTTAACGCTGCTTGATGGCAGTGACGTGGCGCTGCGCCCTGAGACGCTAGTGATTGCTGATCATTCTGGCCCGTTAGCGATGGCAGGGGTGATGGGCGGCGAAAATTCCGGCGTTAATGAAAATACGCATACTATTTTCCTTGAGTCTGCTTTCTTTACACCGCTTGCCATTGCTGGTCAAGCGCGTTCTTACGGGCTGCACACCGACGCCTCGCATCGCTTTGAGCGCGGCGTCGACCCGCAGTTAACGTCACTCGCCGTTGAGCGAGCAACTCAGCTGCTGATTGATATCTGTGGCGGCCAGGCCGGGCCGGTAATTGACGTGCAAAGTGCTGGCAATATGCCTGAGCAGCGCTCGATAGTACTGCGCAGCGCTCGTTTAGAGATGGCGCTTTCCAAGTCGCTTGATAGCAACGACGTGACCGATATCTTGCAGCGCTTGGGACTAAGTGTCAGCCTGGAGGAGGGTGATTGGAACGTGGTTGCGCCCAGCTGGCGCTTTGATGTTGCTATTGAAGAAGACCTCATTGAAGAGATTGCGCGTATTCACGGCTATAACAATCTGCCGGTGCGTCGTCCAGCGGCACGCTTAGCCCTGCGATCTGCTGACGAAGCAACGCTCACTACATCACAGCTACGTCGCCAGATGGTTGCCCGCGGTTTCCAAGAGGCGATCACCTATAGTTTTGTTGCACCAGAGCTGCAGGCCGCTATTTTGCCTGACGCCGTTTCGCCCGTGCTCGCTAATCCTATCTCGGCTGATTTGTCGGTAATGCGCGCGAGCCTGTTCCCGGGCTTAGTACGTGCCATGGAATACAACCTCAATCGCCAGCAATCGCGCGTGCGTCTTTTTGAAACCGGGCTAGTATTCAACGGTGAGTTGGACGCATTGTCGCAAGTGCCGATGCTAGGTGCATTAGTCTGCGGAACGCGGGAAGCAGAAGGTTGGGGTGGTGCTAAAGAGCGCGTTGATTTTTACGATTTGAAAGGTGATTTGGAGAGCTTGCTGGCACTGGGCGGGGAGTCAGACGCCTGGCGTTTTGAGCCTTCAGAGCATCCGGCGCTTCATCCAGGGCAAAGTGCTCAGCTATTGCATAATGGCAAGTCGGCAGGCTGGATTGGGACGTTGCACCCGCAGGTTCGTGCAACGCTGGGCTTGAAGATGGATGCGGTGCTGTTTGAAGTGCGGCTAGATGCGCTAAGCCAGGGCCAGATTGCAGCGTTCGAACCGTTATCGCGTTTTCCTGAGGTGCGCCGAGATCTCGCGTTTATACTTAGCGATGCAACGCCCGTTCAGGCGCTGCTTGACTGTGCGAAGCAGAATGCCGGTGATTACTTGCAAAATATCAAACTATTTGATGTTTATTCAGGCAAAGGCGTTGCGGATGGGTGCAAGAGTATTGCGTTGGGCTTGACCTGGCAGCATCCATCGCGCACGCTAAACGATGAAGAAATCAATCAGTTGGTCGATTCAATCGTGACACAAGTGCGTGTCAAACTTGATGCTGAGCTGCGCGGCTGA
- a CDS encoding OmpA family protein: MKKSTTGLLIGSALVVGLSGCASSASQSSGQSSASNASSDSSWYNHPFVCGLAGSVIAGSIGYAVSSDSDEESGAATGAVVGGAIGGLLCADRTPEPVAPQCPSFGEVPAGVAVDAQGCPLDSDGDGVPDFRDQCPGTPAGVEVNASGCPLDSDNDGVPDYRDQCPNTPAGVEVNALGCPDSVVLRDVNFEFDSADLTSNARNVLNGVAERLVNNTDVRVSIEGHTDSRGPDAYNKNLSQERAESVARYLASRGVASNRMQSVGFGEEQPVASNETEEGRFENRRVELDEWK, from the coding sequence ATGAAAAAATCAACGACTGGCTTGCTAATCGGTTCCGCACTGGTAGTAGGTCTATCTGGCTGTGCCAGCTCGGCCTCTCAGTCTTCCGGCCAATCAAGCGCTAGTAATGCTAGCAGTGACAGCAGCTGGTACAACCATCCGTTTGTTTGCGGTTTGGCAGGCAGTGTTATCGCTGGCAGCATTGGCTATGCAGTTAGCAGTGATTCTGACGAAGAAAGTGGTGCCGCTACCGGCGCTGTTGTTGGTGGTGCTATTGGTGGTCTGCTGTGTGCTGATCGTACGCCTGAGCCTGTCGCTCCTCAGTGCCCTAGCTTCGGTGAAGTGCCTGCTGGCGTTGCAGTTGACGCACAGGGCTGCCCGCTAGATTCTGATGGTGATGGTGTGCCTGATTTCCGTGATCAGTGCCCAGGCACACCTGCTGGCGTAGAAGTTAACGCTAGCGGTTGCCCGCTTGATTCCGACAACGACGGTGTGCCTGACTATCGTGACCAGTGCCCGAACACCCCTGCAGGCGTAGAAGTTAATGCCCTGGGTTGCCCGGACAGCGTTGTACTGCGTGACGTTAACTTTGAATTTGACTCTGCAGATTTGACTTCTAATGCACGTAACGTACTTAACGGTGTTGCTGAGCGTCTAGTAAATAACACCGACGTACGTGTAAGCATCGAAGGTCACACTGATTCACGTGGTCCTGATGCGTACAACAAAAACTTGTCACAAGAGCGTGCCGAGTCTGTTGCGCGCTACCTAGCTAGCCGCGGTGTAGCTTCTAACCGCATGCAGTCTGTAGGTTTCGGTGAAGAGCAGCCAGTTGCTTCTAACGAAACTGAAGAAGGTCGCTTCGAGAACCGTCGTGTAGAATTGGACGAGTGGAAGTAA
- the rpmI gene encoding 50S ribosomal protein L35 → MPKIKSNSGAAKRFKKTANGFKHKQSFRSHILTKKSTKRKRQLRGMKQVHASDKALIQRMLPNL, encoded by the coding sequence ATGCCGAAAATCAAAAGCAACAGCGGCGCTGCTAAGCGCTTTAAAAAGACCGCTAATGGCTTTAAGCACAAGCAGTCTTTTCGTAGCCACATCTTGACCAAGAAATCGACTAAGCGTAAGCGTCAACTGCGCGGTATGAAGCAGGTTCACGCGTCCGATAAAGCGCTTATCCAGCGTATGCTGCCGAATTTATAA
- a CDS encoding integration host factor subunit alpha, with protein sequence MGALTKAELAEHLHAELDLSKREAKAMVEAFFEEIRACLRENEQVKLSGFGNFDLRDKRERPGRNPKTGEEIPISARRVVTFRPGQKLKQQVEHYLGGE encoded by the coding sequence ATGGGTGCGTTGACCAAAGCAGAGCTGGCTGAACATTTGCATGCAGAGCTAGACCTGTCTAAGCGAGAAGCAAAGGCCATGGTCGAAGCTTTTTTTGAAGAGATTCGAGCCTGCCTGCGTGAGAACGAGCAGGTAAAGTTGTCGGGTTTCGGTAACTTTGATTTGCGTGATAAGCGAGAGCGTCCTGGGCGAAACCCTAAAACGGGTGAAGAAATTCCAATTTCTGCCCGGCGTGTGGTGACCTTTAGGCCAGGCCAAAAGCTCAAACAGCAGGTAGAGCACTACTTAGGTGGCGAGTGA